In the genome of Segatella copri, one region contains:
- a CDS encoding SusC/RagA family TonB-linked outer membrane protein has protein sequence MSGNYNRKKIALAGALMFMVTSVSAQTVKGVVTDNTGEPIIGASVMEVGVAGNGGVTDIDGNFTVNLKGKSKKLKISYIGMKAKEVSVAGKETIDIKLEDDNTTLNDVVVIGYGTMKKKDLTGSVASIGSKELADIPVSSVGEAMTGKLAGVNITTTEGSPDADIKIRVRGGGSLSQDNSPLYIVDGFPVSSISDIAPSEIETIDVLKDASSTAIYGARGANGVIIVTTKSGKEGKTQVSFGASLGFKKIAKETKVMDPYNYALYQYEVGNTEYGDYDDMEIWKSVKGNNWQDDLFGRTGLQQIYNVAVNGGTKETKYNISYARTDDKSIMKSSDYTKDNINAKLNSKLNKWLTLDFNARLAYTKINGLGSGADTNESNASNSIVAKTVTFRPVDPLFISGDDDDESSNSTEASPTQRMDDTYKQQRRFRQNYNAGLNWKPFKGITFRSEFGYSWSYEKTDQAWGTYASRNSKFGYSGQPQTQIIRKDNKNWRNANTLTYDTKNALLKGDKLNVLVGQEWSSSQDESYTSTTVAFPTTFGIKEALANQAAGTALPNDNTISRKDNLLSYFGRINYSYAEKYLFTATLRADASSKFAAGNRWGYFPSAAFAWRVSEEEFMKSTASWLSNLKFRLSYGTAGNNRIKSGLIDATYSLSDATAKVPFFDGKFTTMLEHKTLSNPNLKWETTITRDLGLDFGFFNSRINGTIDFYWNTTKDLLMQTNIPSISGYAYQYQNFGQTSNKGFEFTINADIINKKDFTLGFTGNISYNRNKIDKLNSQAEFQEYKWAGSLCNDNQNFRLVEGGRLGEVWGYKMNGFYTVYNPETGTGDLKWNGTAWELADASIANTVGTIGGTLAPGAIKLEADENGKAIKQRLGNTIAPWTGGFGFNATFHGFDASVFCNYSFGNKIVNGTKLASSFYQGSRKGYNLNNDFINRYTCVDPATGVNLTKPSSTVIAQYGGIENIYNTLNAINANASVFNPCVTGTMSITDYAVEDGSFLRLQTLTLGYTLPKYLIKKVNLSNVRFYATAYNLLTITGYSGSDPETDTSSKKNPMCPGIDYAAYPKSRSFVFGMNVSF, from the coding sequence ATGTCTGGTAATTATAACAGAAAAAAGATTGCGCTTGCAGGTGCGCTCATGTTCATGGTAACAAGCGTCTCAGCGCAAACGGTAAAGGGAGTTGTTACTGACAATACGGGCGAGCCAATCATCGGCGCATCTGTCATGGAGGTAGGTGTAGCTGGCAATGGTGGCGTGACCGACATTGACGGTAACTTCACAGTAAACTTAAAAGGCAAAAGCAAGAAACTGAAGATTTCATACATCGGTATGAAAGCGAAGGAAGTAAGCGTTGCTGGTAAAGAAACGATTGACATCAAGCTCGAGGATGACAATACCACCCTCAATGATGTGGTTGTAATCGGTTATGGTACGATGAAGAAGAAGGACCTTACTGGTTCTGTGGCTTCCATCGGTTCCAAGGAGCTTGCAGACATCCCTGTCTCAAGTGTAGGCGAAGCCATGACAGGTAAGCTTGCCGGTGTAAACATCACAACTACAGAAGGTTCGCCTGATGCAGACATCAAGATCCGCGTGCGCGGTGGTGGTTCTCTTTCACAGGATAACTCTCCCCTCTACATCGTTGACGGATTCCCTGTAAGTTCTATTAGCGATATCGCTCCAAGCGAAATCGAGACTATCGACGTATTGAAGGATGCTTCTTCAACAGCTATCTATGGTGCACGTGGTGCCAATGGTGTTATCATCGTTACTACTAAGAGTGGTAAGGAGGGTAAGACTCAGGTAAGCTTTGGTGCATCTTTAGGTTTCAAGAAGATAGCTAAGGAGACCAAGGTCATGGATCCTTACAACTACGCTCTCTATCAGTATGAAGTAGGTAACACTGAGTATGGTGACTACGATGATATGGAAATCTGGAAGTCTGTAAAGGGTAACAACTGGCAGGACGACCTCTTCGGTCGCACAGGCTTGCAGCAGATTTACAACGTAGCTGTAAATGGTGGTACCAAGGAGACTAAGTACAACATCAGCTATGCCCGTACTGATGACAAGAGCATCATGAAGTCATCTGACTATACCAAGGACAATATCAACGCTAAGCTCAACAGCAAGTTGAACAAGTGGTTGACATTGGACTTCAATGCCCGATTGGCTTATACCAAGATTAACGGTTTGGGTTCTGGTGCTGACACCAACGAGAGCAATGCCTCTAACTCTATTGTAGCCAAGACTGTTACATTCCGCCCAGTAGATCCTCTGTTCATCAGCGGCGATGACGATGATGAAAGCTCAAACAGCACAGAAGCTAGTCCTACACAGCGTATGGATGACACCTACAAGCAGCAGCGCCGTTTCCGTCAGAACTACAATGCCGGCTTGAACTGGAAGCCATTCAAGGGCATCACCTTCCGTTCTGAATTCGGTTACTCCTGGAGCTATGAGAAGACAGACCAGGCTTGGGGTACATACGCATCACGCAACTCTAAGTTCGGTTACTCTGGTCAGCCACAGACTCAGATTATCCGCAAGGACAACAAGAACTGGCGTAATGCCAATACCTTGACATACGATACAAAGAACGCCCTGCTGAAGGGTGACAAGCTCAATGTACTCGTAGGTCAGGAGTGGTCGTCATCTCAGGATGAGAGCTACACATCAACAACCGTAGCCTTCCCTACTACATTCGGTATCAAGGAAGCTTTGGCTAACCAGGCTGCTGGTACAGCTCTCCCTAACGATAATACCATCAGCCGTAAGGACAACCTCTTGTCTTACTTCGGCCGTATCAACTACTCTTACGCAGAGAAGTATCTCTTCACTGCTACACTCCGTGCCGATGCATCTTCTAAGTTTGCTGCAGGCAACCGTTGGGGTTACTTCCCATCAGCAGCCTTCGCATGGCGTGTAAGCGAGGAGGAGTTCATGAAGAGTACAGCCAGCTGGTTGTCAAACTTGAAGTTCCGTCTCTCTTATGGTACTGCTGGCAACAACCGTATCAAGAGCGGTTTGATTGATGCAACTTACTCATTGTCTGATGCTACAGCAAAGGTGCCATTCTTCGATGGTAAATTCACTACCATGCTGGAGCACAAGACTTTGTCTAATCCAAACCTGAAGTGGGAGACAACCATCACCCGTGACCTCGGTCTCGATTTCGGCTTCTTCAACAGCCGAATCAATGGTACCATCGACTTCTATTGGAATACAACCAAGGACTTGCTGATGCAGACCAACATCCCATCTATTTCGGGATATGCTTACCAGTATCAGAACTTCGGTCAGACATCCAACAAGGGTTTCGAGTTCACCATCAATGCTGATATCATCAACAAGAAGGACTTCACACTCGGTTTCACTGGCAACATCTCTTACAACCGCAACAAGATTGACAAGCTGAACAGCCAGGCTGAGTTCCAGGAGTATAAGTGGGCAGGTTCTCTCTGCAATGACAACCAGAACTTCCGCCTCGTAGAAGGTGGCCGACTCGGTGAGGTTTGGGGTTACAAGATGAACGGTTTCTATACTGTTTATAACCCTGAGACCGGCACAGGCGACCTGAAGTGGAACGGTACTGCATGGGAGTTGGCAGATGCCAGCATCGCAAATACCGTAGGTACTATCGGTGGAACATTGGCTCCAGGTGCCATCAAGTTGGAGGCAGACGAGAACGGCAAGGCTATCAAGCAGCGCTTGGGTAACACCATCGCACCTTGGACAGGTGGTTTCGGTTTCAACGCAACCTTCCATGGCTTCGATGCATCTGTATTCTGCAACTACTCATTCGGCAACAAGATTGTGAATGGTACCAAGTTGGCTTCTAGCTTCTATCAGGGTTCTCGCAAGGGCTACAACCTGAACAACGACTTCATCAACCGCTATACATGCGTTGATCCAGCCACAGGTGTCAACCTGACAAAGCCTTCTTCAACTGTCATTGCTCAATATGGCGGTATCGAGAATATCTACAACACCCTGAATGCCATCAATGCCAACGCAAGCGTATTCAACCCTTGTGTAACAGGTACCATGTCAATCACAGACTATGCTGTAGAGGATGGTTCATTCCTCCGTTTGCAGACATTGACATTGGGTTATACCTTGCCAAAGTACCTTATCAAGAAGGTAAACTTGAGCAACGTACGTTTCTACGCAACAGCCTATAACCTGTTAACCATTACAGGCTACTCAGGTTCAGATCCAGAGACAGATACAAGTTCAAAGAAGAATCCAATGTGCCCAGGTATCGACTATGCAGCTTATCCAAAGAGCCGCTCATTCGTATTTGGTATGAACGTTTCATTCTAA